A stretch of the bacterium genome encodes the following:
- a CDS encoding AsmA family protein → MTKSARLVVGIVGVLAFLALLALVVVKFVFTKERVLAMLTPQLERVIDRPVTIADAGITLWGGIGVRLDGVTVGNAAGFSREPMLSLQRLDIKARFWPLLRGHVVIDRIVLDQPYALIELSEDGRSNFAGMIKTDAAPDSGMAPADGQPLKVARIIIVDAGLGWRDRRDALWIDLFGADAEINLDAARPGFLAFDAQTVFDSLFLQGHRRFSIRAGQPSLAVRGSWDRTSRTLTVDSAATEWWGARINAAGRVQILPSLYDVAFNARLGAVRVEELIREIDAAFPLPKLAGLTARMSGDIEARFVWPLPDNTAPEWQGRFEVTDLRWPLPETGVEVAIPRVQLHGSDRSVSWSVAAGQITGGTFATSGTIDRLFLTEPTFSALLKADVPLEGMKGLLPAAWRSSIAGAVRIDLNGFGQLDDWRNLHVTGEVASDRLRIVDADWDFDSLVISADCRLTGHGVQLDRCDWTAGASRGQLNGQIESLLPAVLNDYATPDVPHGRIDVSGPRIDLDALIGDETSAPDTLTGDPEKIPLMSISGTLRADTVIYNGLLLTAIEAPYEYRDRVLSLAPIRGELYGGLLGGRLDWNLNSWPAPEFFASLSADNIEAEAFAARYLGWVGGVSGLMTVSGEFNGRGREAEQILPTLIAQGKVDLSGARLEAAPLLGRIGAALGISGLDRPRSLRDLRVPFRIENGRIITDELRVTFDDVQYTARGSYGLDHSLHYSVSARAVGANAPRLIPETGLRFSLTGTVTAPEVRIDAAGTARDVVDDLVGRAKDTLQKRFDEKLRDLFKPQKP, encoded by the coding sequence ATGACCAAATCCGCGCGTCTCGTCGTTGGCATCGTTGGCGTCCTCGCGTTTCTGGCGCTCCTGGCGCTGGTGGTCGTCAAGTTCGTGTTCACCAAGGAACGCGTGCTGGCGATGCTGACGCCGCAACTGGAGCGGGTGATCGACCGTCCGGTCACGATCGCCGATGCCGGCATCACGCTCTGGGGCGGCATCGGGGTGCGTCTCGACGGCGTGACCGTCGGCAACGCCGCCGGATTCTCCCGTGAACCGATGCTCTCGTTGCAGCGTCTCGACATCAAAGCGCGGTTCTGGCCGCTTCTGCGCGGCCATGTGGTCATCGACCGGATTGTTCTCGACCAGCCTTATGCGCTGATCGAACTCTCCGAAGACGGCCGATCGAATTTCGCGGGCATGATCAAGACCGATGCCGCCCCCGACTCCGGCATGGCGCCCGCCGACGGCCAGCCGCTGAAGGTCGCCCGGATCATTATCGTCGATGCCGGGCTGGGTTGGCGCGACCGGCGCGATGCCCTCTGGATCGACCTCTTCGGCGCCGACGCCGAAATCAATCTCGATGCCGCGCGACCCGGCTTCCTCGCCTTTGACGCCCAGACCGTCTTCGACTCGCTTTTCCTGCAAGGCCATCGCCGCTTTTCGATCCGCGCCGGCCAGCCGTCGCTGGCGGTACGCGGCTCCTGGGACAGAACCTCGCGCACACTGACTGTCGATTCGGCCGCGACCGAGTGGTGGGGCGCTAGGATCAATGCCGCCGGACGGGTGCAGATTCTGCCGTCGCTCTACGATGTTGCCTTTAACGCACGCCTCGGCGCCGTGCGGGTCGAAGAACTCATTCGCGAGATCGATGCCGCGTTCCCGCTGCCCAAGTTGGCCGGGCTGACCGCGCGCATGTCGGGCGACATCGAGGCGCGCTTCGTCTGGCCGCTGCCCGACAACACCGCGCCCGAATGGCAGGGACGCTTCGAAGTGACTGATCTGCGTTGGCCACTGCCAGAAACCGGCGTGGAAGTGGCCATCCCACGCGTGCAGCTGCATGGCAGCGATCGCTCGGTGTCCTGGTCGGTCGCCGCCGGTCAGATCACCGGAGGAACTTTCGCCACCTCGGGCACCATCGACCGGCTCTTCCTGACCGAACCCACATTCTCGGCGCTGTTGAAGGCCGACGTGCCATTGGAAGGGATGAAGGGCCTGCTGCCCGCGGCCTGGCGGTCGTCGATCGCCGGCGCGGTGCGTATTGATCTCAACGGCTTCGGCCAACTCGACGACTGGCGCAATCTGCACGTGACCGGCGAGGTGGCCTCCGACCGGTTACGTATTGTCGATGCCGATTGGGACTTTGATTCCCTGGTGATCTCGGCCGATTGCCGTCTGACCGGCCATGGGGTCCAGCTCGACCGTTGCGACTGGACCGCCGGCGCATCGCGCGGGCAGCTGAACGGGCAAATCGAATCGCTTCTGCCCGCGGTCCTGAACGACTACGCCACGCCCGATGTCCCGCATGGACGTATCGATGTGAGCGGGCCGCGTATCGATCTCGACGCTCTGATCGGCGATGAAACCTCCGCCCCCGACACCCTGACCGGCGATCCGGAGAAGATCCCATTGATGTCGATTTCCGGCACACTGCGCGCCGACACGGTCATCTACAATGGATTGCTGCTCACCGCCATCGAGGCCCCGTATGAGTACCGCGACCGGGTCTTATCGCTGGCGCCGATCCGTGGCGAACTATACGGCGGTCTGCTCGGCGGTCGTCTCGACTGGAATCTGAACAGTTGGCCCGCGCCCGAGTTTTTTGCTTCGCTGAGCGCCGACAACATCGAAGCCGAAGCCTTCGCGGCCCGCTATCTCGGCTGGGTCGGCGGCGTGTCCGGCTTGATGACCGTCTCCGGCGAATTCAACGGCCGCGGACGTGAAGCGGAGCAGATTCTGCCCACGCTGATCGCGCAGGGGAAGGTCGATCTGTCCGGCGCGCGGTTGGAGGCGGCGCCGCTTTTGGGGCGGATCGGCGCCGCGCTCGGCATCAGCGGTCTGGACCGGCCCCGCTCGCTGCGCGATCTGCGCGTGCCGTTCCGCATCGAGAACGGTCGGATCATCACCGATGAGCTGCGTGTCACCTTCGACGACGTGCAATACACCGCGCGCGGCTCCTATGGGCTGGACCATTCGTTGCATTACAGTGTCAGCGCCCGCGCCGTCGGCGCCAACGCCCCGCGCCTCATCCCCGAGACCGGGCTCCGTTTCTCGCTGACCGGCACCGTGACCGCGCCGGAGGTCCGCATCGACGCCGCCGGCACGGCGCGCGATGTCGTCGACGATCTGGTCGGACGCGCCAAGGACACGCTGCAAAAGAGGTTCGACGAGAAACTCCGCGACCTGTTCAAACCACAAAAGCCCTGA